In the genome of Maniola jurtina chromosome 3, ilManJurt1.1, whole genome shotgun sequence, one region contains:
- the LOC123880922 gene encoding splicing factor 3B subunit 1, whose product MDKIPRTHEAIEAQIREIQSKKSELPENGSGKGVSLGDSYYDSDIYDNATQKGKSRYDGYVTSIAANDEVEDEDVENVPISQKRPGYTAPASLLNDIAQSDKDYDPFADKRRPTIADREDEYRQKRRRMIISPERSDPFAEGGKTPDVGSRTYTEIMKEQYLRAEETELRKKLLERAREGTLKPVAQSNGESLKPASAKRKGRWDQSSEDTPSVKKPVLSVTPSSQTTPSWENERGAWEETPGAGGRGGDTPGATPSARVWDATPAHLTPGHATPGRDTPAQHASRRNRWDETPKTDRETPGHASGWAETPRTDRGAGVDTIQETPTPGTKRRSRWDETPGATPVPATPTPSHATPSHATPSHATPSHGTPTPHTPVFTPGGSTPVGVKAMAMATPTPGHIAAMTPEQLQAYRWEKEIDERNRPYTDEELDAMFPAGYKVLPPPAGYVPIRTPARKLTATPTPLAGTPIGFFMQTEEVGGSAAAAARLLEPQPKGAQQLPFMKPEDAQYFDKLLVDVDEDALSPDELKERKIMKLLLKIKNGTPPMCKAALRQITDKARDFGAGPLFNQILPLLMSPTLEDQERHLLVKVIDRILYKLDDLVRPYVHKILVVIEPLLIDEDYYARVEGREIISNLAKAAGLATMISTMRPDIDNIDEYVRNTTARAFAVVASALGIPSLLPFLKAVCRSKKSWQARHTGIKIVQQIAILMGCAILPHLKSLVEIIEHGLVDEQQKVRTITALASAALAEAATPYGIESFDSVLKPLWKGIRTHRGKGLAAFLKAIGYLIPLMDAEYANYYTREVMLILIREFQSPDEEMKKIVLKVVKQCCGTDGVEPQYIMDEILPHFFKHFWNHRMALDRRNYRQLVDTTVEIANKVGASEIINRIVDDLKDDNEQYRKMVMESIEKILANLGAADIDSKLEEALIDGILYAFQEQTTEDVVMLNGFGTIVNQLGKRVKPYLPQICGIILWRMNNKSAKVRQQAADLISRIAVVMKTCQEEKLMGHLGVVLYEYLGEEYPEVLGSILGALKAIVNVIGMTKMTPPIKDLLPRLTPILKNRHEKVQENCIDLVGRIADRGPEFVSAREWMRICFELLELLKAHKKAIRRATVNTFGYIAKAIGPHDVLATLLNNLKVQERQNRVCTTVAIAIVAETCSPFTVLPALMNEYRVPELNVQNGVLKSLSFLFEYIGEMGKDYIYAVCPLLEDALMDRDLVHRQTACAAIKHMALGVYGFGCEDALVHLLNHVWPNIFETSPHLVQAFMDAVEGMRVALGPVKILQYALQGLFHPARKVRDVYWKIYNTLYIGGQDALVAGYPRIHNDPNNHFVRYELDYLL is encoded by the exons ATGGATAAAATACCCAGGACTCATGAAG CCATAGAGGCACAGATACGAGAAATACAGTCAAAGAAAAGTGAATTGCCTGAAAATGGTTCAGGAAAAGGTGTTTCGCTTGGTGATTCATACTATGATAGTGACATTTATGATAATGCAACACAAAAAGGGAAATCCAGATATGATGGCTATGTGACATCTATTGCTGCCAATGATGAAGTTGAGGATGAAGATGTGGAGAATGTCCCAATATCACAAAAGAGACCTGGTTACACTGCACCAGCATCATTACTTAATGATATAGCACAG aGTGACAAAGATTATGACCCATTTGCAGACAAAAGAAGGCCTACAATTGCAGATAGAGAAGATGAATATCGTCAGAAGAGGCGTCGGATGATTATATCTCCTGAACGCTCAGACCCATTTGCAGAAG GTGGGAAAACTCCAGATGTTGGCTCTAGGACCTATACAGAAATTATGAAAGAGCAATACCTCAGAGCTGAAGAGACTGAA ttgagaaaaaaactattagAGAGAGCCCGAGAGGGTACTCTAAAACCAGTGGCACAATCAAATGGAGAGAGTTTAAAGCCGGCTTCTGCTAAACGCAAAGGTCGCTGGGATCAAAGTTCAGAAGATACACCTTCAGTGAAGAAACCAGTTCTTTCAGTAACACCAAGCTCCCAGACTACACCGTCATGGGAAAATGAG CGCGGCGCATGGGAGGAGACGCCGGGTGCGGGCGGGCGCGGCGGGGACACGCCGGGCGCCACGCCGTCGGCGCGCGTGTGGGACGCCACGCCCGCGCATCTCACGCCCGGCCACGCCACGCCGGGCCGCGACACGCCCGCGCAGCACGCCTCGCGCCGCAATCGCTGGGATGAGACGCCCAAAACCGACAGAG AAACGCCCGGGCACGCGAGTGGATGGGCCGAGACGCCGCGCACTGATCGAGGCGCCGGCGTCGACACTATCCAAGAGACGCCCACGCCCGGCACCAAGCGCCGCTCGCGTTGGGACGAGACGCCCGGTGCCACGCCGGTGCCCGCCACGCCCACGCCGTCGCACGCTACGCCGTCGCACGCCACGCCATCGCACGCCACACCATCGCATGGCACGCCCACGCCACACACGCCCGTCTTTACTCCTGGTGGC TCAACACCGGTGGGCGTTAAGGCTATGGCCATGGCCACGCCCACCCCGGGGCACATCGCGGCCATGACGCCGGAACAGCTGCAAGCTTACCGCTGGGAAAAAGAGATAGACGAACGCAACAGACCCTACACTGATGAAGAGCTAGATGCCATGTTCCCAGCCGGGTACAAGGTTTTGCCTCCCCCTGCAG GTTATGTTCCGATTCGGACGCCGGCGCGTAAGCTGACCGCCACGCCCACGCCTTTGGCGGGTACCCCAATCGGCTTTTTCATGCAGACGGAGGAAGTGGGCGgcagcgcggcggcggcggcgcgcctGCTGGAGCCGCAGCCCAAGGGCGCGCAGCAGCTGCCCTTCATGAAGCCCGAGGACGCGCAGTACTTCGACAAACTGCTCGTCGACGTGGACGAGGACGCGCTCTCGCCGGATGAGCTCAAGGAGCGCAAGATCATGAAGCTCTTGCTGAAGATCAAA AATGGAACTCCACCAATGTGCAAAGCAGCACTCAGGCAGATCACAGACAAGGCTCGCGACTTCGGCGCGGGGCCGCTTTTCAACCAAATCCTGCCTCTATTGATGAGCCCTACGCTTGAGGACCAGGAGCGACATTTGCTTGTTAAAGTGATTGACAGAATTCTGTACAAATTAGACGATTTGGTTCGTCCCTACGTGCATAAG ATTTTGGTAGTGATAGAACCTTTACTTATTGATGAAGACTACTACGCTCGCGTGGAAGGTCGTGAGATCATATCGAATCTGGCCAAAGCTGCCGGCCTCGCCACTATGATCTCCACCATGAGGCCGGATATTGATAATATTGATGAATACGTTCGTAACACTACTGCCAGGGCTTTCGCTGTCGTTGCATCCGCCTTAg GCATCCCGTCTCTGCTGCCATTCTTGAAAGCTGTGTGCAGATCGAAGAAGTCGTGGCAAGCTCGGCACACTGGTATTAAAATTGTGCAACAGATTGCTATTCTGATGGGGTGTGCTATATTACCACATCTGAAGTCACTTGTGGAGATTATTGAACATG ggTTAGTGGATGAGCAGCAGAAAGTGCGTACAATTACCGCCTTAGCAAGCGCAGCCCTCGCCGAAGCGGCCACGCCCTACGGTATCGAGTCCTTCGACTCTGTGCTCAAACCCCTGTGGAAGGGTATCAGGACCCATCGTGGTAAAGGTCTAGCCGCCTTCCTCAAAGCCATCGGTTACCTCATCCCTCTGATGGACGCCGAGTATGCGAACTATTACACGCGTGAGGTGATGCTTATCCTGATTCGTGAGTTCCAGTCGCCCGATGAGGAAATGAAAAAGATTGTGCTGAAA GTCGTCAAGCAATGTTGTGGTACCGATGGTGTGGAGCCTCAGTACATAATGGATGAGATTCTTCCACactttttcaaacatttttggAACCATCGTATGGCCCTTGACCGTCGCAATTATCGACAACTTGTCGACACTACAGTCGAAATAGCCAACAAG GTTGGTGCATCAGAAATAATAAACAGAATTGTAGACGACCTTAAAGACGACAATGAACAGTATAGAAAAATGGTCATGGAATCCATTGAGAAGATTCTCGCCAACCTGGGCGCAGCGGACATTGACTCCAAGCTTGAAGAAGCTTTGATTGACGGCATCCTCTATGCATTTCAAGAACAGACTACTGAG GATGTTGTAATGCTAAACGGGTTCGGCACAATAGTGAATCAGTTGGGTAAGCGAGTGAAGCCGTACCTACCTCAGATCTGCGGTATCATTCTATGGCGCATGAACAACAAATCTGCCAAGGTCCGTCAACAGGCTGCCGATCTCATTTCTCGCATTGCTGTTGTCATGAAAACTTGTCAGGAG GAAAAACTCATGGGTCATCTTGGAGTGGTACTGTATGAATACCTGGGTGAAGAGTACCCCGAGGTGCTGGGCTCTATCCTAGGCGCTCTGAAGGCTATCGTCAACGTCATCGGTATGACGAAGATGACGCCGCCCATCAAAGACCTCCTGCCCAGATTAACACCTATTTTGAAAAACAG ACATGAAAAAGTGCAAGAGAATTGCATCGATCTAGTCGGACGTATTGCAGACAGAGGGCCCGAGTTTGTCTCGGCGAGGGAATGGATGAGGATATGCTTTGAGCTGCTGGAGTTGCTGAAAGCGCACAAGAAAGCCATCAGAAGAGCAACGGTCAACACGTTCGGTTATATTGCCAAGGCGATCGGCCCGCACGACGTGCTGGCTACCTTGCTCAACAATCTAAAAGTACAAGAGCGACAAAACAG GGTATGCACCACCGTCGCCATTGCTATAGTAGCAGAAACCTGTTCCCCGTTTACAGTGTTGCCAGCTCTTATGAATGAATACAGAGTGCCAGAGTTGAACGTGCAAAATGGAGTTCTCAAGTCCTTGTCATTCTTGTTTGAGTATATTGGAGAAATGGGCAAAGACTACATTTATGCGGTCTGCCCCTTGCTTGAAGATGCTCTTATGGACAG GGATCTCGTCCACCGACAAACTGCGTGCGCAGCCATCAAGCACATGGCGCTAGGCGTGTACGGTTTCGGCTGCGAGGACGCGCTCGTGCACCTGCTCAACCACGTGTGGCCCAACATCTTCGAGACGTCGCCGCATCTCGTGCAGGCCTTCATGGACGCCGTCGAAGGCATGCGCGTCGCGCTCGGACCCGTCAAGATACTGCAGTACGCCTTGCAG GGCTTGTTCCACCCAGCGAGGAAAGTGCGCGACGTTTATTGGAAAATATATAACACGTTGTACATCGGAGGACAAGATGCGTTGGTCGCCGGCTACCCCAGGATACACAATGACCCAAACAATCACTTTGTTAGATATGAATTAGATTATTTGTTGTAA